A single Cucumis melo cultivar AY chromosome 4, USDA_Cmelo_AY_1.0, whole genome shotgun sequence DNA region contains:
- the LOC103503761 gene encoding PR5-like receptor kinase, producing MIEIALLCQSSISQFPPNPPGFGDDNPVKSITILWVVGSVVSLVVFVVIAICALKFAKSAAPGVVRELRNITAPPVVIAAPPVTVPYRTAPPRTASPSPELSMASAAIWRVDAPTMEKFFRKIAEEKPVRFTADQLYTFTSNYSTRLGSGGFGEVYKGKFPNGVNVAVKVLKRGSDKRAEEQFMAEVGSICRTYHINLVRLYGFCYDHFMSALVFEYLENGSLDKYLFGKRKEIEWRKLHDIAIGTAKGLAYLHEECQQRIIHYDIKPANILLDANFFPKVGDFGLAKLCNRDSTHISFSGYRGTPGYSAPEFLLVNYPLTHKCDVYSFGMVLFEIIGRKSNAGATVSGNPDWFPQHVWDAYENGKLEELIVGCGIGEEDREMASRACEVALWCVQDSPDGRPPMSVVVRMLEGGVEIMPPAKPFQYLNPIRMGNSSTSSSQQTSSTTSNSSTSRDSNSQWYRKTTTIMRKYEIQMASS from the exons ATGATCGAAATCGCTCTGTTATGCCA ATCCTCAATCTCTCAGTTCCCTCCAAATCCGCCCGGTTTCGGCGACGACAATCCAGTAAAGTCGATTACTATTTTAT GGGTGGTGGGTTCAGTGGTTTCCTTGGTGGTTTTTGTTGTGATTGCTATATGTGCTCTTAAGTTTGCCAAAAGCGCTGCCCCAGGTGTTGTAAGAGAATTGAGGAACATAACTGCACCTCCTGTGGTTATAGCTGCTCCTCCTGTAACTGTGCCTTATAGAACCGCACCTCCTAGAACTGCTTCTCCTTCACCTGAACTTAGCATGGCTTCTGCAGCTATTTGGCGAGTCGATGCACCAACAATGGAGAAATTCTTCCGCAAGATTGCCGAAGAAAAACCAGTCAGATTCACTGCTGACCAACTTTATACCTTCACAAGCAACTACTCGACTCGGCTTGGATCTGGAGGTTTTGGTGAGGTTTACAAAGGGAAGTTCCCAAATGGGGTGAATGTTGCTGTGAAGGTTTTGAAGAGAGGCTCAGATAAAAGAGCTGAAGAGCAATTCATGGCTGAGGTAGGATCAATTTGTAGGACTTATCACATTAATTTGGTGAGGCTGTATGGTTTTTGCTATGACCATTTCATGAGTGCACTTGTTTTTGAATACTTAGAAAATGGATCTTTGGACAAGTACTtgtttggaaaaagaaaagaaattgaatGGAGAAAATTGCATGATATAGCAATTGGAACAGCCAAAGGTCTTGCTTATCTTCATGAGGAATGTCAACAGAGAATCATTCACTATGATATTAAGCCTGCCAACATTCTTCTAGATGCAAACTTCTTCCCCAAAGTTGGTGATTTTGGGCTTGCCAAGCTCTGCAATCGGGACAGCACGCACATCTCGTTCAGCGGCTATCGAGGCACTCCCGGTTACTCCGCGCCTGAATTTCTGTTGGTTAACTATCCATTAACGCACAAGTGCGACGTGTATAGCTTTGGAATGGTGTTGTTTGAGATCATCGGAAGAAAGAGCAATGCTGGCGCAACCGTTTCTGGGAATCCTGATTGGTTCCCACAACATGTGTGGGATGCTTATGAAAACGGTAAGTTGGAAGAGTTGATTGTTGGTTGTGGCATTGGAGAGGAAGATAGGGAGATGGCGAGCCGAGCATGTGAGGTGGCTCTTTGGTGCGTTCAGGACTCCCCCGACGGGCGTCCACCGATGAGTGTAGTGGTGAGGATGTTGGAGGGAGGAGTCGAGATAATGCCACCGGCAAAACCATTTCAATATTTGAACCCCATAAGAATGGGGAACAGTTCAACGAGTTCTTCACAACAAACAAGCAGTACTACTTCAAACTCTTCAACAAGCAGAGATAGTAATTCTCAATGGTACAGGAAGACTACAACAATCATGAGAAAATACGAAATACAAATGGCTAGCTCTTGA
- the LOC103503762 gene encoding rust resistance kinase Lr10, with product MSSVFSPPSDNGENNAGTAIYILLSFVIFAVIGAISCCFARKVRQGIVRELQNVVASAPPTSTHSVPNVVQIWEIDQPTMEKFIREMAKERPVRFTPQQLYCFTSNYSTPLGSGGFGSVYKGQFPNGVNIAVKVLKRNSDRQAEEQFMAEVGTIGRTYHINLVRLYGFCYDQYMGALVFEYMENGSLDKYLFGKNQDIDWRKLHDVAIGTAKALAYLHEECQQRIIHYDIKPANILLDANFSPKVGDFGLAKLCNRDSTHMSLTGYRGTPGYSAPEFLFYNYPITHKCDVYSFGMVLFEIVGRKRNAGVTDSGNPDWLPQHVWDNYGKGKLEEFTRMCGIEEDNKERANRMCEVALWCVQDSPDDRPPMSAVVRMLEGGVEIMPPPKPFLYLDATAKRNVQQTSNSSDYSTSNEESGSVWYKDTPIMKKYEIQIASS from the exons ATGTCATCAGTGTTTTCTCCACCGAGTGACAATGGCGAAAATAATGCTGGAACAGCAATAT ATATACTTTTGAGCTTTGTGATTTTTGCTGTCATTGGAGCAATATCTTGCTGCTTTGCTAGGAAAGTGAGGCAGGGTATTGTAAGAGAGTTGCAAAATGTAGTTGCTTCAGCTCCACCAACTTCGACACATTCAGTCCCAAATGTAGTTCAGATTTGGGAAATCGATCAACCAACAATGGAGAAGTTCATCCGAGAAATGGCGAAAGAAAGGCCTGTAAGGTTCACTCCTCAACAACTGTATTGTTTCACGAGCAATTATTCCACACCACTTGGGTCAGGAGGATTTGGTTCGGTCTACAAAGGTCAGTTTCCAAATGGGGTGAATATTGCTGTGAAGGTTCTGAAGAGGAACTCAGATAGACAGGCAGAGGAACAATTTATGGCTGAGGTAGGAACAATTGGAAGAACTTATCATATAAACTTGGTTAGGCTTTATGGTTTTTGTTATGATCAATATATGGGTGCATTAGTATTTGAGTATATGGAAAATGGATCTTTGGATAAATATTTGTTTGGCAAAAATCAAGATATTGATTGGAGAAAGTTACATGATGTAGCCATTGGGACTGCTAAAGCTCTTGCTTACTTGCATGAGGAATGCCAACAGAGAATCATTCATTATGATATAAAGCCAgctaacattttgttggatgCAAATTTCTCTCCCAAAGTTGGTGATTTTGGACTTGCCAAGCTTTGCAACAGGGATAGTACTCACATGTCTCTCACTGGTTATCGAGGCACACCGGGATATTCAGCTCCAGAGTTCTTGTTCTATAATTATCCGATAACGCACAAATGCGATGTGTATAGCTTCGGAATGGTTTTGTTTGAGATtgttggaagaaaaagaaatgctgGAGTTACAGATTCCGGGAACCCTGATTGGTTGCCGCAACATGTTTGGGATAATTATGGAAAGGGTAAACTAGAAGAGTTTACTCGAATGTGTGGCATTGAAGAGGACAATAAAGAGAGAGCAAACAGAATGTGTGAGGTTGCTTTGTGGTGCGTTCAAGACTCTCCGGACGACCGACCACCAATGAGTGCAGTGGTGAGGATGCTTGAAGGAGGTGTAGAAATAATGCCACCACCAAAGCCATTTCTTTACTTGGATGCAACTGCAAAAAGAAATGTGCAACAAACTAGTAATAGTTCAGATTATTCAACTTCCAATGAAGAAAGTGGTTCAGTATGGTACAAGGACACTCCAATAATGAAGAAGTACGAAATACAGATAGCTAGTTCTtga
- the LOC103503763 gene encoding rust resistance kinase Lr10-like, whose product MSRGFSPPNYYADRRSETRAIYVVLTLVLFSVVAAIGCCFSKKVRQNCLTELENALVPPSPPKFASAPNLAHQPMHNNVIQVWEIDAPTMENFIQELAKEKPIRFTAQQLYIFTSNYSTILGAGGFSTVYKGEFPNGVKIAVKVLNRNSDKQAEQQFMAEVGTIGKTYHRHLVRLYGFCYDKYMSALVFEYMENGSLDKYLFGKNQDVDWGKLHDVAIGTAKGLAYLHEECQQRIIHYDIKPANILLDANFSPKVGDFGLAKLCNRDRTHISLTGYRGTPGYSAPEFFLNNYPITHKCDVYSFGMLLFEIVGRKKNATITPSGNLDWFPRHVWDKYKKREVEEISQVCGIEEKEKESVSRMCKVALWCIQDSPDERPPMSAVVKMLEGGVEIMAPPNPFKFSNPTPLGNIEPNLLQSSSSSNYSTSSEEIHSSWYKKATPIMKKYEIQIGSS is encoded by the exons ATGTCTAGAGGCTTCTCTCCACCAAATTACTATGCCGACCGGAGATCGGAAACAAGAGCAATTT ATGTAGTTTTGACCTTGGTGCTTTTTTCTGTGGTTGCTGCAATTGGTTGCTGCTTTTCTAAAAAAGTGAGACAAAATTGTCTAACAGAGCTGGAAAATGCACTTGTTCCTCCATCTCCACCAAAGTTTGCTTCTGCACCAAATTTGGCACATCAACCAATGCACAATAATGTAATTCAAGTTTGGGAAATTGATGCACCAACAATGGAAAATTTCATTCAAGAACTGGCAAAAGAAAAGCCAATAAGGTTCACTGCTCAGCAACTATATATTTTCACAAGCAATTATTCAACAATACTTGGGGCTGGAGGATTCAGTACAGTCTACAAAGGTGAGTTCCCAAATGGGGTTAAGATTGCTGTGAAGGTTCTAAATAGAAACTCAGATAAACAAGCTGAGCAGCAATTTATGGCTGAGGTAGGAACAATTGGCAAAACTTATCATAGACATTTGGTTAGGCTTTATGGTTTTTGTTATGATAAATATATGAGTGCATTAGTATTTGAGTATATGGAAAATGGATCTTTGGATAAATATTTGTTTGGCAAAAATCAAGATGTTGATTGGGGGAAATTACATGATGTAGCCATTGGGACCGCTAAAGGTCTTGCTTACTTGCATGAGGAATGCCAACAGAGAATCATTCATTATGATATAAAGCCAgctaacattttgttggatgCAAATTTCTCTCCCAAAGTTGGTGATTTTGGACTTGCCAAGCTTTGCAACAGGGATAGAACACATATATCTCTCACTGGCTATCGAGGCACCCCCGGATACTCGGCTCCGGAGTTTTTTCTGAACAATTATCCCATAACGCACAAGTGTGATGTATATAGCTTTGGAATGCTATTGTTCGAAATTGTTGGTAGAAAAAAGAATGCCACCATTACTCCTTCCGGGAACCTTGATTGGTTTCCTCGACACGTGTGGGATAAGTACAAAAAGCGCGAGGTAGAAGAAATTAGTCAGGTATGTGGTAttgaagagaaagaaaaagagagtgTGAGTAGAATGTGCAAGGTGGCTTTGTGGTGCATTCAAGACTCCCCCGACGAACGGCCGCCAATGAGTGCAGTGGTGAAGATGCTAGAGGGAGGAGTAGAAATAATGGCGCCACCAAAtccatttaaattttcaaatccAACGCCGTTAGGGAACATCGAACCGAATTTGTTACAAAGTAGTAGTAGTTCGAATTATTCGACATCGAGTGAAGAAATACATTCTTCTTGGTACAAGAAAGCTACTCCAATTATGAAGAAGTATGAAATACAGATAGGTAGTTCATAA
- the LOC103503764 gene encoding cytoplasmic 60S subunit biogenesis factor REI1 homolog 1 — translation MPGLTCNACNKEFLDVDEQKLHYKSEWHRYNLKRKVANVPGVTEALFLARQSAAAAQENAKSRETAMLYSCGLCSKAYRSAQAHAQHLKSRSHIIRASQGAHDQEVEKPIIKPLPQRISNKAPQQSEEEESEDEWEEVDPDEDMVDGNEDEDEDIDAIEVDLDPSCCFMCDLEHDTIESCMVHMHKKHGFFIPDIEYLKDPKGFLTYVGLKVMRDFRCLYCNDNCLPFSSLEAVRKHMEAKSHCKVHYGDEDENEEVELEEFYDYSSSYVDGGGNQLVPSGAQDNTVEFGSGGAELILVQGSGERQSTKTLGSRQFLRYYRQKPRPSPANDAAITAVLAARYRSMGLATVQSREKMIRMKVMKEMNRTGLEAMRTKIGLKNNVIRNLPKNVPH, via the exons ATGCCGGGTCTAACCTGTAATGCCTGTAACAAAGAATTTCTAGACGTCGATGAGCAAAAGCTTCACTACAAATCCGAGTGGCATCGATATAACCTTAAGCGCAAG GTTGCTAATGTTCCTGGAGTAACAGAGGCATTGTTTTTAGCTAGACAATCTGCTGCAGCTGCACAAGAGAATGCCAAATCAAGAGAGACCGCAATGTTATACTCTTGTGGTCTTTGTAGCAAAGCTTATAGGAGTGCCCAGGCACATGCCCAGCACCTTAAGTCTAGGAGTCATATCATTCGAGCTTCGCAAGGAGCACATGATCAAGAAGTCGAAAAGCCAATAATTAAGCCCCTTCCCCAGCGAATTTCCAACAAGGCACCCCAACAAAGTGAGGAGGAAGAGAGTGAGGATGAGTGGGAAGAAGTTGATCCTGATGAAGACATGGTTGATGGAAATGAGGATGAGGATGAAGATATCGATGCCATTGAGGTGGACTTGGATCCATCATGCTGCTTCATGTGTGATCTAGAGCATGATACCATTGAGAGTTGCATGGTCCACATGCACAAGAAACATGGATTCTTTATTCCTGacattgaatatttgaaggatCCAAAAGGCTTCCTTACATATGTCGGCCTGAAG GTGATGAGGGATTTCAGGTGTCTGTACTGCAATGATAATTGTCTTCCTTTTAGCAGCTTGGAAGCTGTTAGGAAGCATATGGAAGCAAAAAGCCATTGCAAAGTGCATTATGGTGATGAAGACGAGAATGAAGAAGTAGAATTGGAGGAATTTTACGATTACAGCAGCAG TTATGTGGATGGAGGTGGCAACCAGCTCGTACCATCAGGTGCTCAAGACAATACTGTCGAATTTGGTAGTGGTGGAGCAGAGCTCATCTTAGTTCAAGGAAGCGGCGAACGGCAATCGACTAAAACACTTGGTTCCAGACAATTTCTACGTTATTATCGCCAAAAACCACGACCATCTCCTGCAAATGATGCAGCCATTACTGCTGTATTGGCAGCAAG GTACAGGAGTATGGGATTGGCAACGGTCCAATCAAGAGAAAAGATGATCAGGATGAAGGTGATGAAAGAAATGAATCGAACCGGGTTGGAAGCAATGCGCACCAAAATCGGATTGAAGAACAACGTAATCCGAAACTTGCCTAAGAATGTTCCACATTAG